The segment TCGCCGACGCCGCCCGCGACCACGCAACACGAACGCTCGCCGAGCGGACCATCGACGGCGCGCTCGACGAACTCGACGGGGCCGAGGACGCGCGCGCGGATCCGGCAACGAACGTCATCGGGACGTTCCGCGACGCGTTGGTCGACACGTACGAGGCGTCGTTCGGCTTCGGCGACCGCGAGGCGGTCGACGAGGAGTGGACCGACGTGCCGATCGACAACGACACCGGTCGGGACGACCTCTCCGTTTCGTTCCTCCAGAACTACACGGGACAGGGGTTCGAGGTGGATCTCGAGCAGGCGCTCGCGCTCGGCGAGGAGTTGGACCGCCGCTACGAGCGCGCCTACAAGGAGGGCGAGGAGACGACACGAAAGGACTGTCCGACGCTCACGGCGGCGGCGTTCATCGAGCGATGGATGGAGTCGAGCGTCGAGCCCGGCCAGTACCCGGTGATGGGCGTCCGGCGCACCGAAACCGGCGTCGTCGGCCGCGCCGAGCTGTACACCTGCCTGCCGAGACAGGTCACCGAACCGCTGTTCGAGGAGCTCCACTCGACGATCCTCATGAGCGCGACGCTTCGGCCATTCGACGTCACCGAGGACGTGTTGGGGCTCGACGACCCGCTCACGATGGCCTACGGCGAGCAGTTCCCCGAGTCGCGGCGGCGAACCTACGCTGTCGAGACACCGGCGCTCTTCGCCAGCCAGCGCGATGATCCCGGGGTGCAGGCGACCATCGGCGACGTCATCGAGGACACCGTCCGGTTCACCCCCGGCAACACCCTCGCGTTCTTCCCGAGCTACGCCGAGGCCGAGCGGTATTATCACCGATTTTCGGGCGAATCGACCCCGTATCTCGACCGACCGGGAACTCGCGCTGAGGAGCTCCGACAGGAGTTCATCGCGGACGACGACTCGGTCCTGTTCACGTCGCTTTGGGGCACGCTGGCGGAGGGCGTCAGCTTCGACGACGACGACGCCCGAAGCGTGTTGGTCGTCGGCGTCCCGTATCCACACCTCGACGACCGGATGGAGGCCGTCCAGCGCGCCTATCAGGGCGCGTTCGGTGATGGCGACGCGGACGACGGGGACGCCGGCTGGCGGTACGCCGTCGAGATTCCAACCGTTCGGAAGACGCGGCAGGCGCTCGGCCGGGTCGTCCGCTCGCCCGAGGACTTCGGCGTTCGCGTGCTCGTCGACGAGCGCTACACGGGCTCGAAGCGCCACGATCTGGACGAGTACAGCGTCTACCCCAGCTTCCCGCCCGAGGAGCGCGACGAGCATATCGACATCGCGCCGGCGAAACTGAAGTTCGCGATGTTGAACTTCTACACCGACATGGACGCCTGGGACGGGTCGCCGCCGGCCCCGTGATCGCCCCGTGCGATCCGGCCGAGTCGCGCGTCTCTACACCGGATACTCGGCGTCGGGATCGACGACGCGATCCGGCTCGGCCGGCATCCGCCAGTCGGTGGCCAGTTCGAGAAACTGCACCAACATCCGGCCGGTCGCCCCCCAGACCGTGTAGCCGTCGACGCGGAAGTAGTGGACCCGGATGTCGTCGTAGAAGGGGTGATCGCGTCGCTCTGACTCGTAGTTTCGGCGGTCGGTAAGCGCTGCGACCGGCAGGATCGCGATCTCGGCGACCTCGCGCTCGTCTGGGACGTACTCCGCGTCCGGGATCCGCGCGACGAAGGGTCGGACCGCGTAGTTCGACACTGTCGGGATGTCGTCGAGGCGGCCGACGATCTCGGCCGCCTCGGGGTCGAGTCCGATCTCCTCGAGGGCCTCGCGCTTCGCAGTCGTTTCGAGGCTGTCGTCGTCGGGTTCGCGCCCCCCGCCGGGGAAGCTCATCTGTCCCGGATGCTCGCCGAGATGGTCGGCGCGCTTCGTAAAGAGCAGGTACTCGCCGTCGGCGCGGGTGATGACCGGGACGAGGACGGCCGCCTCCCTGTCCCCCTCGACGGTTTCGACCGGTCCGTAGTTCACGACCCGCTCCCAGTCCATGGGTAACATAAACCGTCGACGTTAATAGTTCGTCCCATCTCGGACGGTGTCGAGGAGCGCTCTGATCGCCGCGAGGTCGGGCCCGCCCCACGTCTCGATGTCGTAGCTGATATCGACAAGCGCCGTCGCCCGGTTGCTCGCGTCGAGGGTCGCCGCACAGACTGCTTCCGTCCGGAGTCGATCGACCGCCGCGTCGGCGATTGCCGCCCTGTCGACCACGCCGCCGTCGATGTCGAGAATGTGCGGGAGGTCCTCCGCGCCCTCGGGGAGTTCGGGGAAGGCGGCCGGTCCGGGCGCCACGAGCCGATCCCCATCGTGGTCGAAACCGACGAGCGCGAAGGCCGCGAGTGCGTCGTCGATGGCGTCCTCCGGCGGCTCCTCGCCGCGCCGGTAGGCGAGCTCCGAGAGCGCGGCATTCGCTTGCTCGCGGGTCAACGCCCCGAAGAGATCGACGACGCCGGCAACCTCGTCGGGCGTGAACATGTCCGGTTCTCCGCCGCCGATCGCCGTGAACGTTCCGGAGGAGGCGCGGAACGCGCCGACCGCCCCGCGCCCGACCGTTCGATTTTAAGGTCTCGGGGACCCCTGTCGGGATATGATCCTCTCCGACACCGACATCCGGCGGCGGCTGACCGACGGTGATCTCGTCGTCGAACCGCTCGCCGATCCGGAACTACAGATCCAGCCGGCGAGCATCGACCTCCGTCTCGGCCGGGAGTTCCTGGAGTTCCAGCGCACCAACATCTCCTGCATCCACCCGAACCGCGAAGGGGAAGTCGGCGAGTACGTCGAGGAGACCTACGTCGAGGAGGGCGAGGAGTTCATCCTCCACCCCGGCGACTTCGTCCTCGGGACGACCAAAGAGCGCGTCGAGATCCCGCCGGATCTCCTGGGGACCGTTCAGGGGCGCTCCTCGCTCGGCCGGCTCGCGATCGTCATCCACGCGACCGCGGGTATCATCGATCCCGGCTACCGCGGCCAGATCACCCTCGAACTGTCGAACCTCGGGACGGCACCGGTCGCGTTGAGCCCCGACATGCGCATCTCGCAGGTGATCTTCACGGAGCTGAAAAGCGCCGCGTCGTCGCCCTACGGCAGCGACCGCGGCTCGAAGTATCAGGATCAGACGGGCCCGCAAGCGTCGCGGATCCAGTCGGACGAGGAGTTCGGCGGCGAACAGTTGGAGCGATGAAATTCATCGAGGAGGTCGTCGTCGAGGAGTTCCTCCCGACGTTTCGAACCATGCTCGCAGGCGCGCTCCGCGAGCGCGGCCGGACTCAAAGCGAGGTCGCCGACCTGCTCGGGATCAGCCAGAGCGCCGTCTCGAAGTACGCTCACGGCGAGGTCGAGGTCAACGACGCGATCAAGTCGGACGATCGCGTCATAGAGTTGGTCGAACGACTCGCTGGAGGGCTTTCGTCCGGCGATATGAGCCGCGTTCAGGCGCTCGTCGAGACCGAGGTGTTGATCCGGCGGCTCGAACGCGGCGATCTGCTCGCCCGCCGCCACGAGGCTGCGTATCCGCCGATCGCGGCGTACGACGGGCCGCTGGACATTCACGACCCCGAGGGTGAACTGCGGATGACCGAACGTGTCAGGTCGTCGGTCAGACGCGGCGTCAGAACGCTCGAAAATACGAGCGGCTTCGCCGCGCTCATCCCCGCTGTGGGATCGAATCTCGTCGAGGCGCTCCCCGGCGCGACGACGATCGACGAGGTCGCGGGCGTCCCCGGACGGATCCTCGATATCAAGGGTCGCGCGACCGTGCCCGGCGATCCGGAGTTCGGTGTCTCGGCGCACGTCGCCTCGCTCCTACTCGCCACCCGCGCCGCCGGATCGGACGCACGCGCGGCGCTCAACGTCAGCTACGACGCCGAGACGATCGACGCGCTCGAATCGGCCGGCTACGTGGTCGCCGAGTTCGACGCCGACGCTGACCTCGAGGCCGCCGTCGCCGACGCCCTCGCCGAGACGCCGGACGCGGACGTCCTCTATCAGACCGGTGGCTTCGGGATCGAGCCGATCTGTTATCTGCTCGACGCCGACGCCTCCGCGGTCGTCGAGGCCGTTCGGCACGTCGCGCGATGACGGCCCGCGATATCGCCGATTTCTACGGTCGGTGGGCCGGGCTGTACGACCGTCTCGCGACCGCGCCGGGGGTGGCTCGATGGCGTCGCGCCGCCGCCGAACGGACCGCGACCGAGGGCGACGTCGTCGTCGAGATGGGCTGTGGGACCGGCGCGAACCTGCCGTATCTCGGCGACCGAGTCGGGCCTGACGGGTACGTGATCGGCGTCGATATCGCTCGACCGCTGCTCGATCGCGCCCGAGATCGGGTCGACGGGTACGACAACGTCGCCGTCGTCCGCGGCGATGCGACGGTCCCGCCGATCGCGCGTGTCGACGCCGTCCTCGCGACGTTCGT is part of the Natronomonas salsuginis genome and harbors:
- a CDS encoding ATP-dependent DNA helicase, which produces MATSDGYRRYFPYDEPYDHQTDAMGKIREALVEERDVLFEGACGTGKTLASLVPALEYGQAAGKTVVITTNVHQQTRQFIEEARAIADAEPIRAVVFRGKASMCHIDVGYEECQALRDTTRELVDKEQDIEELEQREGELLDASRSGDGQAAAARGSVMDELEELQIGVEAIRDEQNICERYYNNLARDTDAFYGWLYDDVRTPDEIYEYAHERDLCGYELLKDGMEGVDLVICNYHHLLDPMIREQFFRWLGRDPEDIVVVFDEAHNVADAARDHATRTLAERTIDGALDELDGAEDARADPATNVIGTFRDALVDTYEASFGFGDREAVDEEWTDVPIDNDTGRDDLSVSFLQNYTGQGFEVDLEQALALGEELDRRYERAYKEGEETTRKDCPTLTAAAFIERWMESSVEPGQYPVMGVRRTETGVVGRAELYTCLPRQVTEPLFEELHSTILMSATLRPFDVTEDVLGLDDPLTMAYGEQFPESRRRTYAVETPALFASQRDDPGVQATIGDVIEDTVRFTPGNTLAFFPSYAEAERYYHRFSGESTPYLDRPGTRAEELRQEFIADDDSVLFTSLWGTLAEGVSFDDDDARSVLVVGVPYPHLDDRMEAVQRAYQGAFGDGDADDGDAGWRYAVEIPTVRKTRQALGRVVRSPEDFGVRVLVDERYTGSKRHDLDEYSVYPSFPPEERDEHIDIAPAKLKFAMLNFYTDMDAWDGSPPAP
- a CDS encoding NUDIX hydrolase, producing the protein MDWERVVNYGPVETVEGDREAAVLVPVITRADGEYLLFTKRADHLGEHPGQMSFPGGGREPDDDSLETTAKREALEEIGLDPEAAEIVGRLDDIPTVSNYAVRPFVARIPDAEYVPDEREVAEIAILPVAALTDRRNYESERRDHPFYDDIRVHYFRVDGYTVWGATGRMLVQFLELATDWRMPAEPDRVVDPDAEYPV
- a CDS encoding DUF7109 family protein: MFTPDEVAGVVDLFGALTREQANAALSELAYRRGEEPPEDAIDDALAAFALVGFDHDGDRLVAPGPAAFPELPEGAEDLPHILDIDGGVVDRAAIADAAVDRLRTEAVCAATLDASNRATALVDISYDIETWGGPDLAAIRALLDTVRDGTNY
- the dcd gene encoding dCTP deaminase; amino-acid sequence: MILSDTDIRRRLTDGDLVVEPLADPELQIQPASIDLRLGREFLEFQRTNISCIHPNREGEVGEYVEETYVEEGEEFILHPGDFVLGTTKERVEIPPDLLGTVQGRSSLGRLAIVIHATAGIIDPGYRGQITLELSNLGTAPVALSPDMRISQVIFTELKSAASSPYGSDRGSKYQDQTGPQASRIQSDEEFGGEQLER
- a CDS encoding thiamine-phosphate synthase family protein, which translates into the protein MKFIEEVVVEEFLPTFRTMLAGALRERGRTQSEVADLLGISQSAVSKYAHGEVEVNDAIKSDDRVIELVERLAGGLSSGDMSRVQALVETEVLIRRLERGDLLARRHEAAYPPIAAYDGPLDIHDPEGELRMTERVRSSVRRGVRTLENTSGFAALIPAVGSNLVEALPGATTIDEVAGVPGRILDIKGRATVPGDPEFGVSAHVASLLLATRAAGSDARAALNVSYDAETIDALESAGYVVAEFDADADLEAAVADALAETPDADVLYQTGGFGIEPICYLLDADASAVVEAVRHVAR